In Epinephelus fuscoguttatus linkage group LG15, E.fuscoguttatus.final_Chr_v1, a genomic segment contains:
- the LOC125902351 gene encoding peroxiredoxin-6-like codes for MPGLLLGDVFPDFEAETTTGKIKLHEFLGDSWGILFSHPRDYTPVCTTELGRAARLSSEFSERGVKLIALSVDCLEDHHGWTKDIVAYNCEEASCCSLPFPIIADGKRELAVALGMLDPDEKDKDGLPLTARCVFIIGPDKRLKLSLLYPATTGRNFDEILRVVDSLQLTAGKRVATPADWRPGDCVMVPPAMSEEEAASLFPAGVYTKDLPSGKKYLRYTPHK; via the exons ATGCCGGGACTGCTGCTCGGAGATGTGTTTCCTGATTTCGAGGCGGAGACCACCACTGGGAAAATTAAACTCCACGAATTTCTCGGTGATTC GTGGGGAATCCTGTTCTCCCACCCCAGAGACTACACCCCGGTGTGCACCACAGAGCTGGGTCGGGCTGCCAGGCTGAGCAGTGAGTTCAGTGAACGCGGCGTTAAACTGATCGCCCTGTCCGTCGACTGCCTGGAGGATCACCACGGCTGGACCAAG GACATTGTGGCGTACAACTGTGAGGAGGCTTCTTGCTGCTCGCTGCCCTTTCCCATCATAGCGGACGGTAAACGGGAGCTGGCAGTGGCCCTGGGCATGTTGGACCCAGATGAGAAGGACAAAGACGGCCTGCCGCTCACTGCCCGCTGT gtgtTCATCATTGGCCCTGACAAAAGGCTGAAGCTGTCGCTCCTCTACCCAGCCACCACCGGACGCAACTTTGATGAGATTCTGCGAGTGGTGGACTCGCTCCAGCTCACAGCGGGGAAACGAGTTGCCACACCTGCCGACTGGAGG CCCGGAGACTGCGTGATGGTCCCTCCCGCCATgtctgaggaggaggctgcgTCTTTGTTCCCAGCTGGCGTCTACACCAAAGACCTGCCCTCTGGCAAGAAGTACCTGCGCTACACACCCCACAAATGA